The window GATTCTTCTTTGTTGGAAACGGAAGTCACGGTGATGTCCGTTTTGAGCAACTGTTCCAAATCGAGGGAAAACACGTCCACTTCCGCGGCCGCGGGGAAAGCGGCACTGAAAAGGAGGGCCGACAAAGTTCGGGACCGTCGTAGCAAGGTGGGGATGGACGTCATTCAAAGCCTCCCGGGGGGTGGTCGTTTTCGTGCTTTTCATTTATAGGTGATAAACGCCACGGGCGCAAGGGTGGGGGGCCAATTGCCCATTGACAAAAGACCGTCGCGGGCGTATGGTGGAGACGGCCGGGACGTCGGCCCGCATCGTCGAATCACAACATGAAAACACTGACGGTTTCCAAACGGCTCCACATCATCTCCGTCACCGGGGTGGTTTTTTCCATTGCGCTCAGCGCGTTCAGCTTGATCGCCGTGTCCTTGGCCCACCAAGGCACGCGGGACCTCGCGCGGATGAACAAAGCCCTCCAGAAGATCATCGACGCCGGCACGGCCCGCGAAGCGGTGAGGGAAAACCTCCTGACGCTGTTGTCCGGCGATCTGACGGAGGACGAGCCGGTCCGACGGGAAAACATCAAAAACACGCTCGAGGAAACACTTCGCCACGTAACCGTGGCCGCCCAGGTTCCCTACGCGCGGCCGGAAACCCGGGATGGGTTCGCCCGGCTCACGCCCGCGTTGGAGGATTTCGCCGGTAAAACCCGCGAAACAATGGCGCTCGCCGCCACGCACCTTTCCAAAGCGCGCGCCAATTACGACGTCTTCCTTGACAGCCATCAGCGTCTGCAATCTCTGATGCGACCTTTGGCGCCCTTGATCGAAGCCGAATTGGTGGACGTGGAGAGAGGGGTTTTCGCCCGCGGCCGGGGATTGCGGGCGCTGACTTACACTTTTTGTTTCGTCTCGCTCGTGGGTTTGCTCGCCCTGTCGGCCTGGGCGGGTCGCCGCGTCACGCGGGACTTGACCCGCGCGATGCGTGTGGTCCAGCAATTGTCCACGGTCGTCCTGCCCCAAAAGCTCGAAGTGGCCCGCCACAACGCCAAGGAAACCATGAGCCACTCCAACGGCGTTTCCGCCGCGGCGGAGCAGGCCAGCCGGAGCAATCAATTGGTGGCGGCCGGGGTCCAGGAACTGGCCACCAGCGTCGAGGACGTGGCCCACAACGCCCACGAGGCGGCCCGCGTGGCGACCGAGGCGGTCCGCATCGCCGAGGCCACGACCCGGACGGTCACCCGCCTGGGGGAGTCCAGCGGGGACATCGGTCAAATCATTCAAGTGATCGACCGGATCGCCGAGCAAACCAATTTGCTGGCCTTGAACGCGACCATCGAGGCCGCCCGGGCCGGCGAGGCGGGCAAGGGGTTCGGGGTGGTGGCCGGGGAAGTCAAGGACTTGGCCAAAGAAACGGCCAAGGCCACCGAAGAAATTCGCCACAAGGTCGAGACGATTCAAGGGGACACGACCAGCGCGGTCAAGGCCATCGAGGCCATCGGCGACATCATCAAGAAAATCAACACCTACCAGGGCAACATCGCCGGGGCCATGGAGGAACAATCCGCGATCACCAAGGAGATCGGCGTCAGCGCGGCCGAAACGGCGCGGTCCAGCTCCCAAATCGCCCAAAGCATCACGGGGGTCGCCCAAATGGCGCGGAACACTTTCGCGCAAACCGAAGACACCCAAGTGACGCAAAAGGAAATCCAAGATCACATCGACCAGTTGCAGAGGTTCATCGGATGAGGGAAAACGGAGGGGGGGCCGTCGGCACTGAAAAACCCACCGCGTTCCGTCCTCTGGGGCGGAGGGCGGCGTTGGGGTTGTTGCTTTTGTCGGCCTGGGGCGCCTTCGCGGCGCCGGCCCGGGTTCCCTCCAAACTGCAGTTGGCCCTCTTGACGAAAATTTTCGCCCAGGACGATTCCCTCCAGTCCCGCAACCGAATTCGTGTCCAAATCGTGTTCGACCCGGCCGGGGCCGACTCGGCGTGGTTAAAAACCGAAGTGTCCGAATTGGCGCGTGGGGCGGCGGCTCTGGCGGTCGGCGGGCGCGGTGTGGAAACGGAAGTGGTGAGGGTGGACGAAATCAAAGACAAACCGATCCCGGACATTTACTTTCTTTGCGCCCTCAACGACGCATCGGCGCAGGCCGTTTTTGAAACGGCGCGGACCCGGAAAATCCGTTGCTTCGGCAGCGAGCCCGGGGACGCCCGCCGGGGGGCGTCCGTCTCCATCGGGGTCGCCGACGGGAAACCGCGGATTCGCATCAACAGGGGCGCGGCCGCGGCCCAAGGGGCCAAATTTTCCGAAGCCGTCCTTAATCTCGCCGACGTGTTTTAAGGGCGCGCCTGTTCAAGGGGCCTTCCCCAGGCTTTCCTTTAAGGCCGGGGGTGGCAAACCGGACCGGCGTTTCGCAAATCCCGCAATCGCCTCCAGAGATTTTTGAAGCAACGCCGCGACGTCGGAAGGAACGCGGCCCGTTTCCATCCAACGGCGCGCCAGGGGTTCGGCGGCCGCGGCCAACCGCCCCCACTCCGAATGCCCGAGGAGTCCCGCGGTCCCGGCGAGCGTGTGGAAAGCCCGGGCCACCGTCGCGATCTCCCCCGGGGAGGGAGGCGCCGATCGACCCGGCGCGAGGGCCTGTTGGGCCACCGCCGTGTTGGTCGCCGTTTCCGCAAAAAAAAGCTCGATCAATTCCGGATCAGAGGCCACGGGATTCGCCCGGGGCCGACGTCGCCCAGGTCTGGAGTCGGTTGGCCATTCGGTCCAAGGGAACCACTTCGTTCGCCCAACCGGCCCGCACCACCGCTCCGGGCATCCCCCAGATAAGGGAACTTGACGGATCCTGAGCCAAAATCGCGCCGCCGGCCCCCCGCAAGGCTTCGCAACCGAGGGCGCCGTCCTGGCCCATGCCGGTGAGGATCACCCCGAGGGCGCGACCGCCCCAGGTTTTGGCCGCGGAACGGAAAAGAACGTCGACCGACGGACGGCAAAAGTTTTCGGGCGGATCCTCGGTCAGGTGCAGGAACCAGCGCGCCTCCCCCCCGGCCACAGCGAGGTGCCGATCGCCCGGGGCGATCCACGCTTCGCCGGGGCGGGGCACAACCCCCTCGCGCGCCTCCCGCACGCGCAGGGGGCATTCGGCGGACAACCGTTCGGCCAAGAGGCCGGTGAAAACCGGCGGCATGTGTTGAACGATGAGAAGGGGGAGGGGAAAGTCCGCGCGCAACCCGCGCAACAAGACGGAGAGGGCGTTGGGCCCCCCGGTGGACGCGCCGATCAAAACGGCCCGGGGGGGGCCGCCCTTCCGTTCCCCGGGGGGGCGCGCCGGCGGGGGGAGGCGCTCGCCGCTGGGGGGAGGTCCGGCCAGAGCGTGAATTTTGGCGCGCAACGCCTCCCCGAAAGCGCGCTGTTCCTCCTCCCGATCGAGATCGGCCGGCTTGAGGACAAAATCCGCGGCCCCCCGGCACAGCGCGGCCAGGGTCGTGCGAGAATCCGCGTCGGTGAGACGGCTGACCATGATCACCGCCGGACGGGGATCAAACGCCAGGAGGGCGTCCAAAACCTCGATTCCGCCCATCACGGGCATGTCGACGTCCAGCGTCAAAACGTCGGGGCGCGTGTCCCGCGCCATTTCAATGGCCTGGCGGCCGTCCCGGGCTTCCCCCACGATTTCGACGCGGGGGTCCGCCACCAACAGGGCGTAAAGAAATCGACGGAATACCGCGGAGTCGTCGGCCAGAAGGACCCGCCGTTTTTTCACGCGGGGTCCACCATCACGCGCGCCTCGATCCAGCCCGTGGGCATCGCCACGCGGGTGACCGCCAGGGGGGCCGCCCCCTCCGTTGGCGGGGCGTTGTGGGCGCGCGGGCTTTCGACACGGAACAGAGCGCGGGCGGTGAAAAGATTGGGCAGAACGTGGCAACAAAGGATGTTGGCCAATTCGCCGGCCACGTCGTTGCCGTCGACGGCCTCCACGGGGCCGCCGACCCACCGGGCGATCAGGTCGCCGTGGGCGCCCCCGTAAAAATCCAATCGGAAATGGCCGGTCTTGTCCCCGTGGAATCCAACGATCACCCCGCGTTCCCACGGGATGTCCGCGGTCGCGGGGGACGCGCCCGTCGGAAACAAATCGAAAAGGCGCCCCAGGCATTCGCGGGCGGCGGCGTTGAGGCTGTCGTCAGCGGCGGTCACGGCGGGGGTCCAGGGCCCGTTGCACCTGGGTGTGGAAATCCTCATCGGTCCAGGGTTTGTGGATGAAGCCGGCCCGTTGGTCCAGCAGGCTTTCCAGGCGCGCCGCGCTGGATTCGCTCGACACGATCACGATGGGCAGATCGCGGTGGGAGGGCTCCGCCCGAACCCGGGTCAGGAGGGCTTCTCCGTTCAGCCGCGGCATGTGGATGTCGAGAATGGCCAAATCGAAGGGCGCCGCCTGGATTTTGGACCAGGCGTCCTCCCCGTTTTCGGCCTCCACGCAATCCTCGATGGAGAAACCGTTTTCTTTGAGGCTTTTGAGAATGAGTTTTCGCATCACACGGCTGTCGTCGGCAATCAGGACGCGCATGGGGCGGTTGTCCTCCCTTCCGTTGTGGGATCGATGGATTGAAAACAACAGGCGCCCTTGGTTTCCACCGGTCGAAACCGCGGGTCGTCAAAAAGCGCCGCCTCGGGGTTTCCGAGGAACAGGTAGCCGCCCGGGCGAAGAACCCGGTGGACGTTGTTCAAGATGTTTTTTTTCAACGCCGGTTCGAAATAAATCAGCACGTTGCGAAGGAACACGACGTCCATGGGGGAAAGGGGCGGCCATTCCCCGGCGAGATTGAGTTTGCGGAAATCGATCGCCTTTCGAATGTCCTCGGCGATCAGCGCCTCATCCTCGTGAATGGTAAAAAAGCGGTTTTTGATGTCGTCCGGGAGTCCCCGACCGATTTCAAAAAGGGAGTAGGCGCCGCCGCGGGCCCGGGCGAGGGCTTCCTCCGAGACGTCCGTGGCCAAAAGCCGGAAGCGCGTTTCTTCGGACAATGTCGCGCGGAGGAGGAAGGCCAGCGTGTAGGCCTCCTGGCCGGTCGAACAGGCGGCCGACCACACCCCCAGGGGGGTTCCCGTCCGGCTCGCCCGCTCGACAAGGCCGGGCAAGAGGGAACGGAACAATTCGAAAACGGGCTCGTCGCGGAAAAAGCGGGTCTCGTGGATCAGCAGCGCTTCGACGGCCTGCCGATGCAGGCCGATGGTGGGGCGCGCCTTCAAATGTTGAAGAAAAAGGCTGGCCGATGAAAACCCCGCCTGCTCCGCGAGCGAGCGCAGGCGCAACTCCACCAGGTACGCCTTCCCGGGGTCCATGAGAATGCCCGTCTCCGTGTGGAACAAGGCGCGCATGTACTCGAATTCGCTTTCGTTCACTTTCCCGATCCCTCCGCCATCGAACGTTCCGCTTCGAGCACGGCGTCCAAATCCAAGGCCAACATCAGGCGATCCGGCAGTTTGTAAGCCCCCTGGATCAAGCTCCGCGCCGGCCCGCGCAGGGTTTCGGGAAGGGGTTCGAAGCTCCCTTCCTCCACCCCGACCACGTCCCCCACGCGGTCGATGCTCAACCCCACGGATTCGTCGCCGTCGTCCAGCAAAAGCAAGGCGCCGGGTTCGGCGGAGGGCTTCGGGGCAAGGCCCAGGCGGGACCGGATGTCGAGGACCGTGACGATGGCGCCCCGCAGGTTCAGCAGGCCGGCCACGGTGGGCGGGGTCCCCGGAACAGGGGCGACCACGGCTTTTTTCAAGACTTCCCGAACCGATTCAAGGGGAACCGAGAAAAAGAAGTCGCCGATATAAAACCCGCAGCGGTGTTTCAAGACGGCCCTCCGGAGGACGGGAGCGGTTCGAACAAAACGTCCAAATCCAGGATCTCGGTGATGCGCCCCCGCGCGATGATCGTGCCGGCGACGCCGTGGCGGCTTCCCGGACGACGGTCCCCCGGGGCGGTGTCCACCATTTCGAGAATGCGGTGCACCACGAGGCCCCGGCGGTTTCGCGCGTCGCGGCAGACCACCACCGGCAACGCCTCCATCGGTTCCGAAGCGGGGGTGGATCGCGGGCGAACCCGGCGCTCTTTCAAAAGGTTGGAAAGGCGGTGGAGGGGCAACAATTCGCCCCGGTATTGGATCATCTCCCGGCCGCCCACGCGTTCGATGGCCGCCGTCGAAATTTCTTCCACGCGGTCGACCCGATCCAGGGGGATCGCCGCGCGGCTGTCGTCCACGCCGGCGACGAGGAGCAGGACCTCCCGTTTTTCGGCCGGGGGCGCGGGCGCGGCGGCCGGGGCCAGGCGGTGGGTGCGTTCCAAGGCCGAGATGACGTGGGCGGACTCCGCGAGCCCCATCACATCCAGGATCGGGACGACCCGTCCGTCCCCCAGAATGGAGGCGCCCTCGTAAAAAGGGAGGCCCTTGAAATGCCGGCCAAGGGGCTTTTCCACGATTTCTTCGGTGTCCTTGGCCCGGTGCACCACCAGCCCGAAGGGGCGGGCCCCGGCCCGCAACACCACCAGGGTTTGGGCGGTCGAGGCGGAACGGGGGGGCGGTTCGCGGCGGAGGGCTTGACGCAGAAACACCAAGGGCAACAAGCGTCCGCGCAAGCGAAAGACAGCGGCGTCCTCCATCCATTCGACATGAGCGGCGCGTTCCCCGCCGAGCCGGACCAATTCGATCACGTGGGTTTGGGGGATGGCGAAATCGGTTTGGCCGTCGCTCACAATCAAGGTCGGAACAATGGACAAGGTCAAGGGAATCCGAATTTGAAACGTTGTTCCCCGCCCGGGGGCGGAAAGGATTTCGATGGCCCCGCCGACTTTTTCGATGTTGTCTTTGACCACGTCCAATCCGATGCCGCGGCCGGACACCTCCGTGACTTTTTCGGCGGTGGAGAAACCCGAACGAAAAACGAGAGCCACGGCGTCCCGGTCCTCCAGGCGGCCGGCTTCCTCGGCCGAATGAAGGCCTTTTTGGATGGCGCGTTCCCGCAGGCGAGCCGGATCGATGCCCGCGCCGTCGTCGGTGATTTCCAGAAGAACCCAACCGCTCTCGTGCTCCGCCCGAAGGGACACGGTGCCCTCCGCCGGTTTCCCCAACCGGGCGCGGAGGTCGGGGGGTTCGATCCCGTGGTCGAGCGCGTTGCGAACCAAGTGGGTCAACGGATCCCGGATCGCCTCCAAAATGGATTTGTCCAATTCCGTATCGGCCCCTTCCATCACGACCCGCGCCTTCTTGCCCAAATGGGCGCACAAATCCCGAACGAGACGCGGGACCTTGTTCCAGGCTTGCCCGATCGGTTGCAGGCGCATTTGCATCACCTGGTGCTGAATTTCGGTGGTGATCCCGTTGAGCTGTTGGGACCGGAGGGCGATTTCGGGGTCGCCCCGGCCGGTCGACCATTGCAAAACACGGTTGCGGGTGAGAACCAATTCCCCGACCTCCGCCATCAACCGATCCAGCACGGTGACGTTCACGCGCAGCGTGTTTTCGGCGATGCCGGACGTCGGCCCCGGATCGGTCGGGGGGGCGGGGGTGTTTAAAAAAACAGGGTCGTCTTCGCCCGGTTCCTCGGCGCCGGCTTTCTCGATCCCGGCCAAACGCTGACGGAGCGTTCCCACGACGCGGAGCAGCCAGTTCACGTTGTCGGTCGATAAAACGGCTTGCCCGTCCCGAAGGCGGCTCAGCAAATCCTCCGCCGCGTGGGAAAGTTTTTCCACGCGTCGAAAATCGAACATCCGACTCGTGCCTTTGATGGTGTGGAAGGCCCGGAACACATCGGCCAGCGTCTCGGGGGAACGCGGGTCTTTTTCCAGAAGCAGCAACAGCGCTTCGATGCGGTCGAGGTTTTCGTGCCCTTCGAGGACAAATTCCTTGATGTATTCGGCGTCGTTGGTCACGGGGCTCCGTGGCGCGCGTCGGTCGCGGCCTCCCTAAGAATAAGGCGAAACCCCGCTTTGTCAAGGACGGGACGCGCCGCAAAATGAATGGGTGTTTACAAAATGTTTACAAACGCTTAATAAGTTCCTCGACCGACGGCGGTTATGATTGGTTCGTGAACCTTTCCCTGGGCCGCGCTTTCTTAACGGGTGTCTACGCCCTTGTCAATGTGGCCGCGGCGCATTCGGCCGAATCCGCCTTTTGGGCGGAAAGGCGACGGGCGGGCCGGGAAAAACACGCGGCCCTGTTGGCGCGAAGCACCGGTCGGGGGGAGGCCTCCCTTTCCGTCCGGTTTGCCCTCCCTCCCCTCCGGCCCGGCCCCGCGGCCCCGGGCTCCCCCTGGCCCCACGGCGCCCCGGATTTTTCAGACGGACCGTTTGCCGTCCTCACCCCGGACCTGGGAACCGTTCAATCGGTATCACCGAAAACGCGCGCGGACCGCCCCGTCGTCCTCTTGGTTCAAGATCTCCATCAAAACGAGGGCGCCCAACGGAACATCGGCAAACTCCTCCACCGCTTGACGGAAACCGGCCGTTTGGACTGGGTGGCCCTGGAAGGCGCCGCCGGCCCCGTCCGCTTCGATCGATGGCGTTCCTACCCCCGGCGGGACGTGGTCCTGAACGTCGCGGATTTCCTGTTGGCGAACCACCGCCTGTCCGGACCGGTTCACGCCGTCCTCGTGTCGACGGCCGCTTCTTCCCCTGTCGACGGGGTGGACAGCCTCTCTTTGCACGCGGCCAACGTCGACGCCTACCGGCGCGCCCGGGACAGGGCGCCCGGACTTCGAAAGGATCTGATCCGCCAAAGGACGGCGCACCGGGAGGGAATCGCCCAACTCAATCCGGCCTTGCGGCGTTTCGTCCATTCGACGCAAGCCGTTGAGGACGGAACGGCGTCGCTCGGAACCCACGCGCGCGCGTTGGCGGCCCTGTTGCCCGTCGAGGACCTCCCGCCCGCTTTCCGGGAATTCGTTCGGGTGTTGGAAATGGAAAGCGCCCTGGATTTTCCCGGCGTTGAGGCGGAGCGGGCGCGGGTGTTGTCGGAACTGACGGAACGCTTGACGCCGTCGGAGAAAGAACAGCTTTTGAACGACAGCGTGGCGTTTCGATCGGGGCGCTTGCCCCACGACCGTTTTTACGGAACCCTGCGCCGTTGGCTGGTGAAAAAGGGGGGGACTCTTTCGCCGGACTTTGACCGGTACGTGGAGTACGTCGTTCGGGCGGGCCGAATAAGCGGATCGGATCTCCAACGGGCCCTGCGCCGGGTGGAAAAAGATGTCCGCGTCCGGTGGGGCCGGACGGAGTTTGAAAAGGCCTGGCTCGAGGAGGACCGGCGCATCGCCCGGGATTTGCGCCTGGTGGATTTCGCCCTCACGCCCGTCGATTGGGAAGAACACAAAGCCGTCGCCCGCGCGGACGACTTTAATCCCTTCATGGATTTCTACCGGAACGCGGAGGCCCGGGATCACGCCATGGCGGCCCGCGTCATCGCGGGGGTCCAGGAACGCCGCGCCCGTTTGACCCTGTTGGTGGCGGGGGGGTTCCACGGGGACGGGCTGACGGCCGCCCTTGAAAACGCGGGCCTCACGGTGGTGCGTTTCGTGCCCCGGGTGGAAACCGTGGCCACGGCTTCGGGGGAAGCCGCCCTGTCGATCTTCGCCCAGGAGAAATTGCCCCTGGAGCGGATCGCCGCCGGGGAAAAGCTTTTTCTCGCGCCGCCCCCCGCCGCGGGAAAAGCCGAGGCCCCCTTTTACGCCGCCGCCCTGGACCCCGATCCGGCGGGCGCGCTGAACGCCCTTTACGAGGGCCTCGTCCCGATCAAAACGGTGCGGATGGAAGGGGACTTGATTCCGCACCTGCACGCGGAGTTCGCCAACGGCGAGAGCGTGAACGTGCACGTGTTTTACGACGCCCGCGGGAAACCCTCTTTCCGTCAGCGGGCGGCGGGGCACGCGCGCGACGTCTTTTGGAAACCCTTGCGCGAGTGGCCCCAAACCGTCCGCGCCCTTTTCAATCGGGCGGCGTTTTTTGATTTCCTCCGCGTCCACCCCGTCGTGGTTCGCGGCACCGATCCGGAAAAGGTGAACGAGCGCGCGGTTTGGATTTTCCGGCAACGGGCGATGGGCTTGACCCGTTGGCTTCCCACGGGGGCCACCCTGGGGGCGGGGTTCGGTCTGGGGGTGGCGGGAACGCTCTTGTCGTTTTGGGGCGCGGAGTGGGCGGCCCGGGGGCTCCTGCCGTTCCTGTTGAACCTCACGGCGTTGGCGACGGTTTCCGTGGGCGTTGGCTTCTCAGCGGGGCTCACTCTGGCCCACGCGGTTTACAACTTTGCGCATCCCGAGGCGCGGTTGGCCTTGCCCGGGGATGTCCGGATCTCGTTGGATCCCGCCCTTCGGGCCCGGGTGAACGACGAGGCGGGACTTCGCGCGGCTTTCACCGACCTGGCGCCCCGGTTGGGCCATCTTTCCCCCCGTGTTGTCCTCCGATCCCGCCACCGGTCGGGGATCCAGTTGTCCCGGGACCGGTCCCGGTTGGTCATTTATCTTGCCCCCGACGCGGGGCGCGGGGCGGGTGAAATTCATCGCGCGATCTCCAACGAGCTGGGCCGTTTGGAGCGGTTTCTGGCGGACACCCGCGGGGGGGCCGTTTACGCGATTCCGGTTCGGCACGAGACCAAGGCGGACTTCCCGGCCGCGGTTCTGGACGCCCTGCCCTACCCCCTGTTTTTTGTCGAAGAATACGGGTCGGTTTTCCCGCGAGAGGAATTGTTGGAGGCTTTTCAAAGAAGTCCCGAGGTGGCCGAAAATCTGTTGTTCGCGAAAGGCGAGGGCGTCGCCCCGGTGGACATGGACTCCCTTCGCTGGGAGCCGGACCGCATGCGCCGGTGGGTGTCTCTCTGGGGTCCTCAAAACGCCTTGACGGTGAAAATGCTCGGGGAACGGACGGCGGCCCTCGAGCGTGGGGACGAGGCGGGCTTTGCGGCCGTTGGCGCGGAGGGGGATTTCGGAAGAGTACGGCGGCAGTGGCTATTTAAAAACCGCCGGCGAATCACACTCGTCGCCGAACCCTTCGCCCCCGATGTTGATTTTTTCATCGCCCAATCGGTGTTCCTTGCCTTCGCGTCGTGGTCCCTGGGGCCCTGGTCCATCTCCCCCAAAGCCAAAGAGCCCGCGCTGGATAGGGCGATGGAACGCGCTTTGCAAACTTTTTTGGTTTTGGCGAAAGCGACGTTCCTTCGCAACGAGCGTTTAAAAGCCCACCTCCGTCAATCCCCCCTCGACCCGGACGCCCGGGCGGTTTTTGTGGTGGGGGCGGCCCATCGCTTGGGACTTCAAGAGGATCTTTTCGAGTGGGCCCCGGCGCCGGACGGGGACGGCTATGTCCAGCGCTATTTTGAAATGCCGTCGGGGAAATTGGAGGCGGAACTTCAAAACCACTTGTTGGCTTCGTTCCCCAATCCGACGGCACAAGATCTTTCCATCTTTTCGGACTGGGTCCGCCGGTTAAGCGTCTTCCGGCCGACGCTCTCCCCGGAGGGCCGCCGTTGGTTGCTGGAGTGGGCCTTTGCCCGCTGGTTGCGGGAAACCCGGTCGCTGCTTGCGCCCGGGGGGACGAAAAACCCGCCCGACGTCGATGCGGTGGAGGAGGCGATTCACGCCCTGTATCCCGCTCTCCCCTCGGACCGGCTTGAAAATTGGATGGCGCGCGCCACGATGGATTTCGCCTTCCAGGGGAAGGCGGTTTGGGTGGAATTCGCCGGTTTCCTCGACGGCCCCAGCGTTCCCGCCGGGGCGGCGTTGACGCTGCGTCGGGAGTTCGACCTCTCGGGCGCGCTCCCCCCGACGCTTGATGAAAACACCCGTTTGGCGGAGGTCGGCGAATCGGTCGCCGCGGCGGTGGCTCGGAGCGTGTCCCAATGGCTCGTCGCCTTCCAAAACGCGGCCCGACAATCCCAAGCCCAAAAAGAGGACGGCAGTTGGTTGAGCGACGCCGACGTGTTCGCCACCCGGATGATCGTGGGGGCTCTTTTGCACGCGTTCCCCCAACACGGCGTGGTGGTGGAAGAGGACCTGGCGTCCGTGGATCCGGCGCTGGCCGAGCGCGCGGCGGCCAACGCGGCTTCCCCCTATGTGTGGCACGTGGATCCCCTCGACGGCAGCGAATCCTATTTGCGCGGTTCGGTGGTGTTCGCGGTGCACATCGCGTTGACCTTTCGAGGGGACCCGGTCGTCGCGGTGGTGGCCCTCCCCCGGGTCCTCGGGCCGGACGGGAAACCCTTGGTCGTTTCCGCCCGCCGAAACCGCCCCGGGCTTTTCGTGAACGGGCGCGCGCGTCCGCCCGTGGAAAACGCCCTCCCGCCTTTGGATTTGTCCCGCCTTTCGGCCATGGCCCATGGAAAATCCGCCGTCGGGCGGTTCTACCCCCACCTCGCCGCGGCGAAAGAAAAATGCCGCGAAGTGTTCGAGCGCGCCGGGTCCGCGGGTTATTGGTTGACCGCCCTGGCCCTGCGGCGGGTCGGCGTCGACGTGCCGGGGGTCCCGTCCGATTTCGCGGTTTTCGCCAGCGACCGGTTAAAGCCCTGGGACATCGTGGCCCCCGGGGCTCTGATCCAGGCCGTCGGCGGACAGGTGGAAGGGCACGACGCCGGGGATCCGTATTTTCCGGTGACCACCA of the Elusimicrobiota bacterium genome contains:
- a CDS encoding YfiR family protein is translated as MRENGGGAVGTEKPTAFRPLGRRAALGLLLLSAWGAFAAPARVPSKLQLALLTKIFAQDDSLQSRNRIRVQIVFDPAGADSAWLKTEVSELARGAAALAVGGRGVETEVVRVDEIKDKPIPDIYFLCALNDASAQAVFETARTRKIRCFGSEPGDARRGASVSIGVADGKPRIRINRGAAAAQGAKFSEAVLNLADVF
- a CDS encoding Hpt domain-containing protein, translated to MASDPELIELFFAETATNTAVAQQALAPGRSAPPSPGEIATVARAFHTLAGTAGLLGHSEWGRLAAAAEPLARRWMETGRVPSDVAALLQKSLEAIAGFAKRRSGLPPPALKESLGKAP
- a CDS encoding chemotaxis response regulator protein-glutamate methylesterase yields the protein MKKRRVLLADDSAVFRRFLYALLVADPRVEIVGEARDGRQAIEMARDTRPDVLTLDVDMPVMGGIEVLDALLAFDPRPAVIMVSRLTDADSRTTLAALCRGAADFVLKPADLDREEEQRAFGEALRAKIHALAGPPPSGERLPPPARPPGERKGGPPRAVLIGASTGGPNALSVLLRGLRADFPLPLLIVQHMPPVFTGLLAERLSAECPLRVREAREGVVPRPGEAWIAPGDRHLAVAGGEARWFLHLTEDPPENFCRPSVDVLFRSAAKTWGGRALGVILTGMGQDGALGCEALRGAGGAILAQDPSSSLIWGMPGAVVRAGWANEVVPLDRMANRLQTWATSAPGESRGL
- a CDS encoding response regulator, encoding MRVLIADDSRVMRKLILKSLKENGFSIEDCVEAENGEDAWSKIQAAPFDLAILDIHMPRLNGEALLTRVRAEPSHRDLPIVIVSSESSAARLESLLDQRAGFIHKPWTDEDFHTQVQRALDPRRDRR
- a CDS encoding protein-glutamate O-methyltransferase CheR; this encodes MNESEFEYMRALFHTETGILMDPGKAYLVELRLRSLAEQAGFSSASLFLQHLKARPTIGLHRQAVEALLIHETRFFRDEPVFELFRSLLPGLVERASRTGTPLGVWSAACSTGQEAYTLAFLLRATLSEETRFRLLATDVSEEALARARGGAYSLFEIGRGLPDDIKNRFFTIHEDEALIAEDIRKAIDFRKLNLAGEWPPLSPMDVVFLRNVLIYFEPALKKNILNNVHRVLRPGGYLFLGNPEAALFDDPRFRPVETKGACCFQSIDPTTEGRTTAPCAS
- a CDS encoding chemotaxis protein CheW — its product is MKHRCGFYIGDFFFSVPLESVREVLKKAVVAPVPGTPPTVAGLLNLRGAIVTVLDIRSRLGLAPKPSAEPGALLLLDDGDESVGLSIDRVGDVVGVEEGSFEPLPETLRGPARSLIQGAYKLPDRLMLALDLDAVLEAERSMAEGSGK
- a CDS encoding chemotaxis protein CheA, whose translation is MTNDAEYIKEFVLEGHENLDRIEALLLLLEKDPRSPETLADVFRAFHTIKGTSRMFDFRRVEKLSHAAEDLLSRLRDGQAVLSTDNVNWLLRVVGTLRQRLAGIEKAGAEEPGEDDPVFLNTPAPPTDPGPTSGIAENTLRVNVTVLDRLMAEVGELVLTRNRVLQWSTGRGDPEIALRSQQLNGITTEIQHQVMQMRLQPIGQAWNKVPRLVRDLCAHLGKKARVVMEGADTELDKSILEAIRDPLTHLVRNALDHGIEPPDLRARLGKPAEGTVSLRAEHESGWVLLEITDDGAGIDPARLRERAIQKGLHSAEEAGRLEDRDAVALVFRSGFSTAEKVTEVSGRGIGLDVVKDNIEKVGGAIEILSAPGRGTTFQIRIPLTLSIVPTLIVSDGQTDFAIPQTHVIELVRLGGERAAHVEWMEDAAVFRLRGRLLPLVFLRQALRREPPPRSASTAQTLVVLRAGARPFGLVVHRAKDTEEIVEKPLGRHFKGLPFYEGASILGDGRVVPILDVMGLAESAHVISALERTHRLAPAAAPAPPAEKREVLLLVAGVDDSRAAIPLDRVDRVEEISTAAIERVGGREMIQYRGELLPLHRLSNLLKERRVRPRSTPASEPMEALPVVVCRDARNRRGLVVHRILEMVDTAPGDRRPGSRHGVAGTIIARGRITEILDLDVLFEPLPSSGGPS